A genomic stretch from Chitinophaga agri includes:
- the porG gene encoding type IX secretion system protein PorG: MGKPYFFFKRFLKSGLVAVISLFLTPAFAQNELSYTGELGLSIGGAHYFGDLNTKGALNAAKPSVGIYYRKYMNDYVGLRVHGRFMQLGYSDIYNKNEFQHRRNLSFNTDVFELAVQGDFNFFRFEPGSQIYRFSPYFTGGASLFYYNPYAYLNGQKYRLQPLRTEGQGSAMYPERKPYSLTSLAFVLGGGFKYNVSRKVNLGLEVLYRFTNTDYLDDVSTTYAGEAVFPPDAQGHNTVAYLLQDRSYATGDRIGVAGRQRGNSRDKDQFVTAELTISILFTSYRCKF, translated from the coding sequence ATGGGTAAACCTTACTTTTTCTTCAAACGTTTCTTAAAGTCCGGCCTCGTAGCAGTTATATCCCTGTTCCTGACGCCCGCTTTCGCTCAGAATGAGCTGTCATATACCGGAGAACTGGGCTTGTCAATAGGCGGGGCTCATTATTTTGGTGACCTCAATACAAAGGGAGCACTGAATGCAGCCAAACCGTCTGTTGGGATCTACTACAGAAAATACATGAACGATTATGTGGGCCTGCGTGTCCATGGCCGTTTCATGCAGCTGGGGTATTCGGATATTTATAACAAAAATGAGTTCCAGCACCGGCGAAACCTGAGCTTCAATACGGATGTATTTGAGCTGGCAGTGCAGGGTGACTTTAACTTTTTCCGGTTTGAGCCGGGTTCTCAGATCTATCGCTTTTCACCTTATTTCACGGGTGGGGCCTCTCTCTTTTATTACAATCCATATGCTTATCTGAATGGTCAGAAGTACCGTTTGCAGCCGCTCCGTACTGAGGGGCAGGGCAGCGCCATGTATCCGGAGCGCAAGCCTTACAGCCTGACTTCCCTGGCATTTGTGCTGGGAGGGGGCTTTAAGTATAACGTATCCCGCAAGGTGAACCTGGGGCTGGAGGTACTTTACAGATTTACAAATACGGACTACCTGGATGATGTCAGTACGACTTATGCCGGGGAGGCGGTGTTTCCGCCTGATGCTCAGGGACATAACACCGTTGCCTATCTTCTACAGGACCGTTCCTATGCTACGGGCGACCGTATCGGGGTGGCTGGAAGGCAGCGCGGCAACAGCCGGGACAAAGACCAGTTTGTTACGGCAGAGTTAACAATCAGCATTTTATTCACCTCTTACAGATGTAAATTCTGA
- a CDS encoding NAD kinase — protein sequence MHIAIYSRGFVKEDLPIIQLLLDELAREEMETVIYQPFCESLQPYVHFAKTPDTFCCAGDLHGKADILVSLGGDGTLLDTVCYVRDTNVPVLGINFGRLGFLASIGKEAINAAVQALKERTYVVDKRTLLHLDSNVGLFGEVPYALNDFTIHKKDTSAMIKIHTYLNGEFLNTYWSDGLIVATPTGSTGYSLSCGGPVVFPDAGSFVITPVAPHNLNVRPIIVPNNHVISFEVEGRSDQFLCTLDSRMETIDNTVQLAIKKEEFKISLLRLDDSNFLHTLRNKLLWGIDARNRLK from the coding sequence ATGCATATTGCCATTTATAGCCGAGGATTTGTAAAAGAAGACCTGCCCATTATTCAGCTATTGCTGGATGAGCTGGCGCGGGAGGAAATGGAGACTGTTATTTATCAACCATTCTGCGAGTCATTGCAGCCATATGTTCACTTTGCTAAAACGCCGGACACATTTTGTTGTGCAGGCGACCTGCATGGAAAGGCAGATATACTGGTGAGCCTGGGGGGCGATGGTACTTTACTTGATACAGTATGCTATGTAAGAGATACCAATGTGCCGGTGCTGGGTATTAACTTTGGTCGCCTGGGGTTTCTGGCAAGTATTGGCAAAGAGGCCATCAACGCAGCAGTGCAGGCATTGAAGGAGCGAACCTACGTGGTGGACAAGAGGACCCTGCTGCATCTGGACTCTAACGTGGGGCTGTTTGGAGAGGTACCTTATGCGCTGAATGATTTTACCATCCACAAAAAGGACACATCCGCCATGATCAAGATCCATACGTACCTGAACGGGGAGTTTCTGAACACCTATTGGTCGGACGGATTGATCGTTGCTACCCCTACCGGGTCTACAGGTTACTCCCTAAGCTGCGGTGGTCCGGTCGTATTTCCGGATGCAGGCAGTTTTGTGATCACGCCGGTAGCGCCCCATAACCTGAATGTGCGGCCGATCATTGTGCCTAATAATCATGTGATCTCTTTTGAGGTGGAGGGCCGGAGTGATCAGTTCCTTTGCACACTGGACTCGAGGATGGAGACAATTGACAATACGGTTCAGCTGGCGATCAAAAAAGAAGAATTCAAAATCAGCCTGTTACGGCTGGATGATAGTAATTTTCTGCATACATTGCGGAATAAGTTGCTCTGGGGAATAGACGCACGGAATAGATTAAAATAA